The Flavobacterium sp. 1 genome contains the following window.
AATGTCTTGATTTCAATTTCTTTGAAATGAAATACGCTTGCTGCTAATGCTGCATCAGACTTTCCTTCTACAAATGTATCAACAAAATGCTGGATATTTCCAGCTCCGCCTGAAGCAATAATTGGAATATTCACTAATTCTGAAAGTTTAGCCAAAGCTTCATTCGCAAATCCGTTTTTGGTTCCGTCGTGATTCATCGAGGTAAAAAGGATTTCTCCAGCTCCTCTTTCTTCTACTTCTTGTGCCCAATCGAATAATCGAATCTCAGTAGGTACTTTTCCTCCAACCAAATGCACGATCCATTCTCCGTCAATTTGCTTAGCATCAATGGCGACAACAACACATTGACTTCCGAATTTTTGAGCCAAATCATTAATCAACTGCGGATTTTTTACTGCCGATGAATTGATAGAAACCTTATCAGCGCCATTTTGAAGTAAAACTTCTACATCTTCAACTGCCGAAATTCCGCCACCTACAGTAAATGGAATATTGATGGTTGCAGCCACTTTTCGAACCAAATCAACCAAAGTTCTTCTTCGCTCTTCGGTTGCTGAAATATCAAGGAAAACCAATTCATCAGCACCTTCATCCGAATAGATTTTGGCTAATTCCACAGGATCGCCGGCATCACGCAAATCTACGAAATTAACGCCTTTTACGGTTCTTCCGTTTTTAATGTCCAGACAGGGTATTATTCTTTTTGTTAACATTTTTTTGTTTTTATAAACCGTATTTATTGTAGAGAGGCACTGCAGTGCCTCTCTACAACGTTTTAATACGAAATGATATAATTTTCTAACTGTTTCAATGAAATTCGACCTTCATAAATAGCCTTCCCGATAATTGTTCCTTCACAACCCAGTTCAGCAAGTTTAGGCAATTCATCAAAGGTTGAAATCCCACCAGAGGCGATTAATTTGATTCCTTTGGCTTCTGATAAAATTTTGGCATACAAATCAAAACTTGGTCCTTCCAGCATTCCGTCTTTGGCAATATCAGTGCAAATTACGTATTTGATTCCTTTGTTTTGATAGTCTTGAATAAACGGAACCAAATCTTCATCAGAATCTTCCAACCATCCTGAAACAGCTACTTTTTCATTGTTAGCATCAGCACCAAGAATAATTTTATCCGAACCGTATTCAGCAATCCATTTCTCGAAAATCGTTCTGTTTTTTACGGCAATACTTCCGCCAGTAATTTGGTTTGCACCGCTTTCGAAAGCAATTTTCAAATCAGAGTCAGCTTTTAAACCGCCACCAAAATCAATTTTCAATTTAGTTTGCGAGGCAATTTGTTCCAATATTTTATAATTGACAATCTTGCTAGATTTTGCTCCATCCAAATCCACTAAATGCAAGTATTCGATTCCGTGGGCTTCGAATGATTTTGCTACTTCAATCGGATTTTCATTGTATATAATTTTGGTATTGTAATCGCCTTTGGATAAGCGGACACATTTTCCTTCTATGATGTCTATTGCAGGTATTATTCTCATTTATTTAAGTCTTAAAGTTTGAAAGTCTAAAGTTGTAATGCCTTGGAAGTTCAAGTTATATTTTTAAAAAATTTTCTAAAATTTTCTCTCCCACATCACCGCTTTTTTCTGGATGAAATTGAGTACCGTAGAAATTCTCATTTTCCAACGCCGATGAATACTCTAACTCATAATTTGTTGTAGCAATGGTTTCTTTGCAGATAGGTGCATAATAACTGTGAACCAAATACATATACTCATTCTCGGAAATTCCTTTAAATAAATCTGATTTTAGGTTGTAGACGTTATTCCATCCCATTTGTGGTACTTTTACTTTTGAAGTAAATTTTACAACATCCACATCAAAAATACCCAATCCCTTTGTATTTCCTTCCTCAGATGAATTACACATCAACTGCATACCCAAACAAATTCCGAATACGGGTTGCTTCAGTGTTGGAATCAAAGTGTCCAAACCGCTTTCTTTAAGCATTTTCATTGCATAACTAGCCTCTCCTACTCCTGGGAAAACAACTTTGTCAGCAGACTTTATTTCTTCCGGATCATTGCTCAAAACAGCTTTGAATCCCAATCTTTCGATGGCAAACATAATGCTTTGAATGTTTCCTGCTCCGTAATTTATGATTACTATTTTCATTTTCTTAATTAGTATAATGCGCTATCATTTTATTCACCAATCCTTTATCATCGAAAAACATAACTTCGATAGCCATTTTATCCATAATCGATTTATAATATAAAGCCACCGAATTAACACTGGATGTAACTTCTATAAGCTCAAAATGTAATTCTGGAAACTTAGTTAAAGCTTTATTCCAATACTCTTTAACCGATTCCTTTCCAACAAGTGAACCACTTTCAATTCCACCTGCCAATTTTATCATTGGTGTAGTAATTTCGATATCTTCGGAATAATGTTCCATTATGTTTTCCAAATCATGAGAATTCCATGATTCTATCCATTCTTTAGCAAATTTTTGAGCA
Protein-coding sequences here:
- the hisF gene encoding imidazole glycerol phosphate synthase subunit HisF, with amino-acid sequence MLTKRIIPCLDIKNGRTVKGVNFVDLRDAGDPVELAKIYSDEGADELVFLDISATEERRRTLVDLVRKVAATINIPFTVGGGISAVEDVEVLLQNGADKVSINSSAVKNPQLINDLAQKFGSQCVVVAIDAKQIDGEWIVHLVGGKVPTEIRLFDWAQEVEERGAGEILFTSMNHDGTKNGFANEALAKLSELVNIPIIASGGAGNIQHFVDTFVEGKSDAALAASVFHFKEIEIKTLKKELKNNNIEVRI
- the hisA gene encoding 1-(5-phosphoribosyl)-5-[(5-phosphoribosylamino)methylideneamino]imidazole-4-carboxamide isomerase, which codes for MRIIPAIDIIEGKCVRLSKGDYNTKIIYNENPIEVAKSFEAHGIEYLHLVDLDGAKSSKIVNYKILEQIASQTKLKIDFGGGLKADSDLKIAFESGANQITGGSIAVKNRTIFEKWIAEYGSDKIILGADANNEKVAVSGWLEDSDEDLVPFIQDYQNKGIKYVICTDIAKDGMLEGPSFDLYAKILSEAKGIKLIASGGISTFDELPKLAELGCEGTIIGKAIYEGRISLKQLENYIISY
- the hisH gene encoding imidazole glycerol phosphate synthase subunit HisH, which encodes MKIVIINYGAGNIQSIMFAIERLGFKAVLSNDPEEIKSADKVVFPGVGEASYAMKMLKESGLDTLIPTLKQPVFGICLGMQLMCNSSEEGNTKGLGIFDVDVVKFTSKVKVPQMGWNNVYNLKSDLFKGISENEYMYLVHSYYAPICKETIATTNYELEYSSALENENFYGTQFHPEKSGDVGEKILENFLKI
- a CDS encoding nuclear transport factor 2 family protein; protein product: MDAQKFAKEWIESWNSHDLENIMEHYSEDIEITTPMIKLAGGIESGSLVGKESVKEYWNKALTKFPELHFELIEVTSSVNSVALYYKSIMDKMAIEVMFFDDKGLVNKMIAHYTN